Proteins encoded together in one Anoxybacillus flavithermus window:
- a CDS encoding DUF1146 family protein: MEVFGQEALISLLSHLFFITVTWWTLQAVRLEVIFKPNRIIQARVFYILITIAIGSLVSNFFLDYLRWSRQLPFLL, encoded by the coding sequence GTGGAAGTATTTGGACAAGAGGCGTTAATTAGTTTACTTTCTCATTTATTTTTTATTACGGTGACGTGGTGGACGTTACAAGCGGTTCGACTTGAAGTCATTTTCAAACCAAATCGTATCATTCAAGCGCGCGTCTTTTACATTTTAATTACGATTGCTATTGGCTCATTAGTGAGCAACTTCTTTTTAGATTATTTACGCTGGTCGCGTCAGTTGCCATTTTTACTTTAA
- a CDS encoding rod shape-determining protein, protein MFFARDIGIDLGTANVLIYVKGKGIVLNEPSVVAIDQHTKRVLAVGEEAWRMVGRTPGHIVAIRPLKDGVIADFEITEAMLKHFLSKLNLKGWFAKPRILICCPTNITSVERKAIKEAAEKSGGKKVYLEEEPKVAAIGAGMDIFQPSGNMVIDIGGGTTDVAVLSMGDIVTSASIKVAGDKFDQEILSYIKREYKLLIGERTAEEIKINIATVFPNARDEAMDIRGRDLVTGLPRTITIRSGEIEKALRETVYTIVQTAKSVLERTPPELSADIIDRGVFLTGGGALLHGIDQLLAQELKVPVFIAENPMDCVAIGTGLMLDNIDKAPYRQPV, encoded by the coding sequence ATGTTTTTCGCAAGGGATATCGGCATCGATCTCGGCACGGCGAACGTGTTGATTTATGTAAAAGGGAAAGGCATCGTATTGAACGAACCTTCCGTCGTTGCGATTGATCAACATACAAAGCGGGTGTTAGCGGTAGGGGAAGAAGCGTGGCGCATGGTTGGGCGCACGCCTGGGCATATTGTTGCCATTCGTCCGTTAAAAGACGGAGTCATTGCAGATTTTGAAATTACGGAAGCGATGCTAAAACATTTTTTAAGCAAACTCAATTTAAAAGGATGGTTTGCTAAACCGCGCATTTTAATTTGCTGTCCAACAAACATTACGTCCGTCGAACGAAAAGCGATTAAAGAAGCAGCGGAAAAAAGCGGAGGCAAAAAGGTATATTTAGAAGAAGAGCCGAAAGTGGCAGCGATCGGTGCGGGAATGGACATTTTCCAGCCTTCAGGAAACATGGTGATCGACATCGGTGGGGGCACAACGGACGTTGCCGTATTATCGATGGGTGATATCGTCACATCCGCATCCATTAAAGTAGCGGGCGATAAATTTGACCAAGAAATTTTAAGTTATATTAAACGAGAATATAAACTACTAATCGGTGAGCGAACAGCGGAAGAAATTAAAATCAATATCGCGACTGTTTTCCCGAATGCGCGCGATGAAGCGATGGACATTCGCGGCCGCGATTTAGTAACAGGCTTACCAAGAACGATTACGATTCGCTCCGGTGAAATTGAAAAGGCGCTACGCGAAACGGTATATACGATCGTCCAAACAGCAAAAAGCGTCCTTGAGCGCACACCGCCAGAACTATCAGCCGACATTATTGACCGCGGCGTTTTCTTAACAGGAGGTGGGGCATTGCTTCACGGCATCGACCAACTGCTTGCGCAAGAATTAAAAGTACCGGTCTTTATTGCGGAAAATCCGATGGACTGTGTAGCGATCGGCACAGGATTAATGCTTGATAACATCGACAAAGCTCCATATCGTCAACCCGTATAG
- a CDS encoding YwmB family TATA-box binding protein, translating to MRKRWLALVIFCLLLSGYRMYDGERVEREITKINDMLGVFDAHHIYLKRWNVYAKEQVLTTDPHNWIQQYVRTWSSFRWTVEPHKMIGKRETSAYVETIQLITNAHHPAVLVLYEATGSTWNKQLERTLVRQTTKLFEKPTFFTCITGEFDGKMKGVLFDKAVRLLASFQAQPIESLREETFVSLSAYTEQWKTSLSVGQQQMNLQLALRQNGLGARTTVVIGTPIITSEY from the coding sequence ATGAGAAAAAGATGGTTGGCACTCGTTATTTTTTGTTTGTTATTAAGTGGTTATCGGATGTATGATGGTGAACGTGTCGAAAGAGAAATAACGAAAATAAACGACATGCTCGGCGTATTTGACGCTCATCATATTTACCTCAAACGATGGAACGTCTACGCCAAAGAGCAAGTGCTCACGACAGACCCTCACAACTGGATCCAACAATACGTGAGAACATGGTCCTCTTTTCGTTGGACGGTTGAACCGCACAAGATGATTGGCAAACGTGAAACCTCCGCTTACGTTGAAACGATTCAACTTATCACGAACGCTCATCATCCAGCTGTCCTTGTTTTATACGAAGCAACCGGTTCAACGTGGAATAAACAACTCGAACGCACGCTCGTCCGACAAACGACAAAATTATTCGAAAAACCTACATTTTTTACTTGTATTACAGGGGAATTCGATGGTAAGATGAAAGGTGTTTTGTTTGACAAGGCGGTTCGCTTGCTTGCTTCATTTCAAGCGCAACCGATCGAATCATTGCGTGAAGAGACATTTGTCTCCCTCTCAGCATATACTGAGCAGTGGAAGACATCACTTTCTGTCGGACAACAACAAATGAATCTTCAACTGGCGTTACGACAAAACGGATTGGGCGCGCGAACGACCGTTGTCATTGGCACCCCAATCATTACATCTGAATATTAA
- the spoIID gene encoding stage II sporulation protein D, whose amino-acid sequence MRQWIIATITLFTLILLIPALVVLAFGEKQSIPLSAEPKHVQARDEPIVEVAVYRSKEKKVERLPLEQYVIGVVAAEMPAEFEMEALKAQALTARTYIVKQLMHKQTIELPEGANVTDTVMHQVYYNEEQLKQLWGMSYEWKMKKIKEAVEATRGQILTYNNEPIEAAFFSTSNGYTENSEAYWQNAFPYLTSVESPWDEQSPKFYEQVTVSVREFEQRLGVTLPKDGSVGKVVARTPGKRVALVDINGKQLTGREVREKLQLKSTDFTWERKGNNIVITTKGYGHGVGMSQYGANFLAKQGKTYKEIVKYYYQGVQIHDLSLVASKF is encoded by the coding sequence TTGCGACAATGGATCATCGCAACAATAACACTATTTACACTTATTTTACTTATTCCTGCGTTAGTCGTTTTAGCGTTTGGGGAAAAGCAGAGCATACCCCTTTCGGCCGAACCGAAGCACGTTCAAGCGCGCGATGAACCGATCGTGGAAGTGGCGGTATACCGAAGTAAAGAAAAGAAAGTCGAACGGCTTCCGCTTGAACAATATGTCATCGGCGTCGTAGCGGCAGAAATGCCAGCGGAATTTGAAATGGAAGCGCTAAAAGCACAAGCGCTTACCGCAAGGACGTACATTGTTAAACAGCTTATGCATAAACAGACGATTGAACTGCCAGAAGGGGCGAACGTCACCGATACGGTCATGCATCAAGTGTATTATAACGAAGAACAGTTAAAACAACTATGGGGCATGAGTTACGAATGGAAAATGAAAAAAATTAAAGAAGCGGTCGAGGCAACGAGAGGGCAAATTTTAACGTACAACAACGAGCCGATTGAAGCGGCGTTTTTTTCGACAAGCAATGGCTATACGGAAAACTCAGAAGCGTATTGGCAAAACGCGTTTCCGTATTTAACGAGCGTTGAAAGCCCGTGGGATGAACAGTCGCCAAAGTTTTACGAACAAGTGACGGTCTCCGTTCGCGAATTTGAACAGCGGCTCGGTGTGACGTTGCCGAAAGACGGCTCTGTCGGCAAAGTGGTTGCGCGCACGCCAGGCAAGCGAGTAGCTCTTGTCGACATCAATGGCAAGCAGTTGACCGGCCGTGAAGTGCGCGAAAAGCTGCAGTTAAAATCAACTGATTTTACGTGGGAGAGGAAAGGAAATAACATCGTCATTACGACAAAAGGATACGGTCACGGCGTCGGGATGAGTCAATACGGTGCGAACTTTTTAGCGAAACAAGGAAAAACGTATAAAGAGATTGTCAAATATTATTATCAAGGGGTACAAATTCACGATCTTTCACTTGTCGCTTCAAAATTTTGA
- the spoIIID gene encoding sporulation transcriptional regulator SpoIIID, translating into MHDYIKERTIKIGKYIVETRKTVRVIAKEFGVSKSTVHKDLTERLPEINPELANEVKEILDYHKSIRHLRGGEATKKKYKKETEQAT; encoded by the coding sequence GTGCACGATTACATCAAAGAGCGTACAATCAAGATTGGCAAGTACATCGTGGAGACGAGAAAAACCGTTCGCGTCATCGCGAAAGAGTTCGGTGTGTCTAAAAGCACCGTGCATAAAGACTTAACGGAGCGGCTCCCGGAAATTAACCCCGAATTAGCGAATGAAGTAAAAGAAATTTTAGATTACCATAAATCCATTCGCCATTTGCGTGGAGGAGAAGCAACGAAGAAAAAGTATAAAAAAGAAACCGAGCAAGCGACGTAA
- the murA gene encoding UDP-N-acetylglucosamine 1-carboxyvinyltransferase, with product MEKIIVRGGKRLSGTVKVEGAKNAVLPVIAATLLASEGKSVIYDVPELSDVYTISEVLRHLQADVTVGNNKIVVDASGELTIEAPFEYVRKMRASVLVMGPLLARKGRARVALPGGCAIGSRPIDQHLKGFEAMGATVKIGNGFIDAEVNGKLRGAKIYLDFPSVGATENIMMAAVLAEGTTIIENCAKEPEIVDLANFLNAMGAKVRGAGTGTIRIDGVTTLYGAEHTVIPDRIEAGTFMIAAAITGGNVLVQGAVPEHLTSLIAKLEEMGVTIVEEDNGLRVIAPDKLKAVDVKTMPHPGFPTDMQSQMMALLMKAEGTSMVTETVFEKRFMHVEEFRRMNADMKIEGRSVIINGPCNLQGAEVAATDLRAAAALILAGLAAEGYTRVTELKHLDRGYVRFHEKLAALGADIERVREDVDTAQTQMTDVG from the coding sequence TTGGAAAAAATCATCGTCCGCGGCGGGAAGCGGTTGAGTGGCACAGTGAAAGTGGAAGGTGCGAAAAACGCTGTGTTGCCTGTCATCGCCGCAACATTATTAGCGAGTGAAGGAAAGAGCGTCATTTACGATGTACCTGAACTCTCCGATGTATATACGATTAGTGAAGTGTTGCGTCATTTACAAGCGGACGTAACGGTTGGCAACAACAAAATTGTCGTTGATGCATCTGGAGAGCTAACGATTGAAGCACCTTTTGAATATGTACGAAAAATGCGCGCATCTGTATTAGTGATGGGACCGTTGCTTGCGCGTAAAGGCCGCGCGCGCGTGGCGCTACCGGGCGGCTGTGCGATCGGCTCACGACCGATTGACCAACATTTAAAAGGATTTGAAGCGATGGGTGCAACGGTGAAAATCGGCAACGGTTTTATCGACGCAGAAGTGAATGGAAAATTGCGCGGTGCGAAAATTTATTTAGACTTCCCGAGCGTTGGTGCGACGGAAAACATTATGATGGCGGCCGTGTTAGCTGAAGGCACAACGATCATTGAAAACTGTGCGAAAGAACCAGAAATCGTTGACTTGGCAAACTTTTTAAACGCCATGGGTGCGAAAGTGCGCGGGGCTGGAACAGGCACGATTCGCATTGACGGTGTTACTACATTATATGGTGCCGAGCATACAGTTATTCCTGATCGCATTGAAGCCGGAACGTTTATGATTGCCGCTGCCATTACAGGCGGAAACGTCCTTGTACAAGGTGCGGTGCCAGAACATTTAACGTCGTTAATCGCAAAGCTCGAGGAAATGGGTGTCACGATCGTTGAAGAAGATAACGGTTTGCGCGTCATTGCGCCAGACAAATTAAAAGCGGTAGACGTCAAAACGATGCCGCATCCCGGCTTTCCAACAGATATGCAATCACAAATGATGGCGCTATTGATGAAAGCAGAAGGCACAAGCATGGTAACCGAAACGGTATTTGAAAAACGCTTTATGCACGTCGAAGAATTTCGTCGCATGAATGCTGACATGAAAATTGAAGGCCGTTCGGTCATCATTAATGGCCCATGCAACTTGCAAGGGGCGGAAGTAGCCGCAACGGACTTGCGTGCAGCTGCTGCGCTTATTTTAGCCGGGCTAGCGGCGGAAGGATATACGCGCGTAACGGAGCTGAAGCATTTAGATCGCGGTTACGTTCGTTTTCATGAAAAGTTAGCCGCTCTAGGTGCTGACATCGAGCGTGTCCGCGAGGATGTCGATACGGCACAAACACAAATGACAGACGTTGGATGA
- a CDS encoding peptidoglycan DD-metalloendopeptidase family protein — translation MKEENKKVSKLFRKRWVVPSVYLLSAALILTGVLWFQNKTNDIVQPPVDEQTEQGTAVNEQESVPVQQAVEQIIMPVLDPNAVEIAKPFYDFQASAEEQEAALVSYNDEYYPNKGVDIAMKNGESFDVTASLSGTVIKAEKDPIFGYVVHLQHDRGVVTVYQSLTDVQVKTGDTVKQGQVIAKAGTSEFNQEAGVHVHFEIRKDGQAVNPVAYFDQPLSALENKEQQTTEQQETNQEKTNEQQSDPSSTVPDASIGMART, via the coding sequence ATGAAAGAAGAAAACAAAAAAGTTTCAAAGTTGTTCCGTAAACGTTGGGTTGTTCCTTCCGTTTATTTGTTAAGCGCAGCGCTCATTTTAACAGGTGTGCTTTGGTTCCAAAACAAAACAAACGATATCGTCCAGCCGCCTGTCGATGAGCAAACAGAACAAGGAACGGCGGTGAATGAACAAGAATCTGTTCCGGTACAACAAGCGGTTGAACAAATCATTATGCCTGTCCTTGATCCAAACGCTGTTGAAATCGCTAAACCATTTTACGATTTTCAAGCATCAGCCGAAGAACAAGAAGCTGCTCTCGTCTCTTATAATGATGAATATTATCCGAACAAAGGTGTCGACATCGCGATGAAAAACGGCGAAAGCTTTGATGTGACCGCATCGTTAAGCGGAACAGTCATTAAAGCAGAAAAAGACCCGATCTTCGGTTACGTCGTTCATCTTCAACACGATCGTGGCGTTGTGACGGTATATCAATCATTAACAGACGTACAGGTGAAAACAGGCGATACAGTAAAACAAGGACAAGTGATCGCAAAAGCGGGCACAAGCGAGTTTAATCAAGAAGCAGGCGTGCACGTCCACTTCGAAATTCGTAAAGATGGGCAAGCGGTCAACCCTGTCGCTTACTTCGATCAACCGCTAAGCGCATTAGAAAACAAAGAACAACAAACAACGGAACAGCAAGAAACGAATCAAGAAAAAACGAATGAACAACAAAGCGATCCGTCAAGCACTGTTCCAGATGCTTCGATCGGAATGGCAAGAACATGA